A genomic stretch from Leptodactylus fuscus isolate aLepFus1 chromosome 10, aLepFus1.hap2, whole genome shotgun sequence includes:
- the LPCAT3 gene encoding lysophospholipid acyltransferase 5, translating to MAAASGSLLHGAAEALGASEAALRLILSILSGYPLALFQRYFLFKKQPSHIHLFNTVTGLCIAYFNFGSQLYHSLLCIVLQFLILRLMGRTVTAVLTSFCFQLGYLLSGYYYTATDNYDIKWTMPHCVLTLKLIGLAFDYYDGGKAQTSLTPDQQRYAVANVPTLPEVCGFSYYYGGFLVGPQFSMCKYLQFVTGELTDVPGQRPNSLAPAMKRLSLGLFFLTTYMVFGPYLPDSYFLTEEYANQPFWYRCVYMTIWGKITLYKYVTCWLVTEGVCILSGLGYNGKDETGQTRWDACANMKVWLFETTPLFTGTIASFNINTNDWVARYVFKRLRFLGNKAVSQGAALFFLAIWHGLHSGYLVCFSLEFLIVLVERRVMELVRDSPVLSHICSIPLLRPPLYLVQQFFHWLFMGYPLVPFCLFTWDKWLKVYMSVYFIGHLFFLLLLFALPYARKVLVQRKDKLQKSH from the exons GTTACCCCTTGGCCTTATTCCAGAGATACTTCCTTTTTAAGAAGCAGCCGTCTCATATCCATCTGTTCAACACGGTGACCGGACTCTGCATCGCCTACTTTAACTTCG GTTCTCAGCTCTACCACTCCTTGCTATGTATTGTTCTCCAGTTCCTCATCCTTCGCCTTATGGGGAGGACGGTCACTGCAGTGTTAACCAGTTTCTGCTTCCAGTTG GGTTATCTATTGTCTGGCTACTATTACACAGCCACGGATAACTATGATATCAAATGGACGATGCCGCACTGCGTTCTTACCCTCAAACTGATCG GACTCGCCTTTGATTATTACGATGGAGGGAAGGCTCAG ACATCTCTGACCCCGGATCAGCAACGCTATGCAGTGGCGAACGTCCCCACCCTGCCGGAGGTCTGCGGCTTCTCCTACTACTATGGTGGCTTTTTAGTTGGACCTCAGTTCTCGATGTGCAAGTACCTGCAGTTTGTGACCGGTGAGCTGACCGATGTGCCCGGACAGAGACCAAACAG tcTCGCACCAGCGATGAAGCGGCTGAGCCTCGGGCTCTTCTTCCTGACCACATACATGGTGTTCGGCCCCTACTTGCCTGACAGTTACTTCCTGACAGAGGAGTATGCG AACCAGCCATTCTGGTACCGCTGCGTGTACATGACTATCTGGGGGAAAATTACACTGTATAAATATGTCACCTGCTGGCTGGTAACG GAGGGCGTCTGTATACTCTCTGGCCTCGGCTATAATGGCAAGGATGAAACAGGTCAGACACGATGGGACGCCTGTGCCAATATGAAAGTGTGGCTGTTTGAGACCACACCCCTATTCACAGGAACTATCGCCAGCTTCAATATTAATACCAATGACTGGGTGGCGAG ATACGTTTTCAAGCGTCTGCGCTTTCTCGGTAATAAGGCCGTGTCTCAGGGAGCCGCCCTCTTCTTCCTGGCCATATGGCATGGTCTGCACTCGGGATACCTCGTCTGCTTCTCGCTGGAGTTCCTGATAGTCTTAGTGGAGAGACGG GTGATGGAGCTGGTGAGGGACAGCCCTGTACTCAGCCACATCTGCTCCATACCCCTGCTGCGCCCCCCTCTGTACCTGGTGCAGCAGTTCTTCCACTGGCTCTTTATGGGATACCCGCTGGTGCCGTTCTGCCTTTTCACCTGGGACAAGTGGCTCAAG GTGTACATGTCGGTCTATTTTATAGGCCATTTATTCTTCTTATTGCTGCTGTTTGCACTGCCTTATGCACGGAAAGTCCTGGTGCAAAGAAAGGACAAGCTGCAGAAGTCCCACTGA
- the LOC142183185 gene encoding CD209 antigen-like protein 2 produces MFIPDPLPSERDQRRTVPSRCEYGSSERPRRNADDRRIIHDFQVRSHLRVAEGEVQTLRTNSCHLQDEMEMTQEYVSQLQRNLSSVLQEYRHLHDTLIPGLRYNQNQHQGALQVIERQRQQQRSKRSKLEEQYRNFLKGNVLIPRTSDLLMDCAAADQDLAMLCPFCPPRWRIYELSCYLQSEEAQNWEESLSWCRERGGFLAVVNDEEEQNFLEGFVNVTAWIGLSDHHREGNWRWVDGTPYESTTWVWGPEQPNNDGDEDCVTLSPASQWSDEECSEKYTSVCERRADQLSLKGVILSN; encoded by the exons ATGTTCATTCCTGACCCCCTGCCATCTGAGCGCGACCAACGGCGAACCGTCCCCAGCCGCTGTGAATACGGTTCTAGCGAGAGACCCCGGCGCAACGCAGATGATAGGAGGATTATTCATG ATTTCCAGGTGAGATCTCACCTGCGCGTTGCGGAGGGCGAGGTGCAGACTCTGCGCACCAACAGCTGCCACCTACAGGATGAGATGGAAATGACGCAGGAATATGTATCTCAGCTGCAGAGGAATCTGTCCTCCGTCCTGCAGGAATACCGCCACCTACATGACACTCTAATACCCGGCCTGCGGTATAACCAGAACCAGCACCAGGGGGCGCTGCAGGTAATAGAGCGCCAACGACAGCAGCAGCGCAGCAAACGGAGCAAACTGGAAGAGCAGTACCGAAACTTCCTGAAGGGGAACGTCCTGATCCCCAGGACCAGTGACCTGCTGATGGACTGCGCCGCCGCGGACCAGGACTTGG CCATGTTGTGCCCCTTCTGCCCCCCGCGGTGGAGGATCTATGAGCTGTCCTGTTACCTGCAGTCAGAAGAGGCGCAAAATTGGGAAGAAAGTCTGTCCTGGTGCCGGGAGAGGGGCGGATTCCTGGCGGTGGTCAATGACGAGGAGGAACAG AACTTTCTGGAGGGTTTCGTCAATGTCACCGCCTGGATCGGCCTCTCGGATCATCACAGAGAAGGGAACTGGCGCTGGGTGGACGGGACACCATACGAGTCTACAACATG GGTCTGGGGTCCGGAGCAGCCCAATAATGATGGTGACGAGGATTGTGTCACTTTGTCTCCAGCCTCGCAATGGAGCGATGAAGAGTGCAGCGAGAAATACACAAGTGTTTGTGAACGCCGCGCAGATCAGCTCAGCCTGAAGGGGGTCATTCTCAgtaactga